The Equus przewalskii isolate Varuska chromosome 8, EquPr2, whole genome shotgun sequence genome has a window encoding:
- the CCDC166 gene encoding coiled-coil domain-containing protein 166, whose amino-acid sequence MAPKRRRGPSTGRRPGAAKEGAEAPLSERAQYLQREYKLLSEQLDACEQRVDQVLRENAFLDREAQRLREENRLYASYVSARAQRCAKAIVRLDEQNRVDLTQVHWERGELASHYHGREDGVRAQLLEMEARAAQMARQVQELQPYKELQLEQLARIRALERELLHMRVEHTQLLHRVKRRFTEDKAAFEREARQRVQSLARRAEREAARALLAHTQAIKADNARLRQELLRLLQRAQLLHDTRRQLLEQREKLRREHEDTRDLARVHGWLRRGPGGPPLWQPLPVASRPASFASPTGPSRAASRSPSNAASRVPSLLSSRMASGVPSLISSRVGSRVPSLPLSKASSRVPSLTLSRLASRVSSRSSLRAASQNILLSARPVLGVGSSYPRVEGHHEH is encoded by the exons ATGGCACCCAAAAGGAGGCGCGGGCCGAGCACAGGGCGCCGGCCAGGCGCGGCGAAAGAGGGCGCCGAGGCGCCACTGTCGGAGCGCGCGCAGTATCTGCAGCGCGAGTACAAGCTGCTCTCGGAGCAGCTGGACGCCTGCGAGCAGCGCGTGGACCAGGTGCTGCGGGAGAACGCCTTCCTGGACCGCGAGGCGCAGCGCCTGCGCGAGGAGAACCGGCTCTACGCCAGCTACGTGAGCGCGCGCGCGCAGCGCTGCGCCAAAGCCATCGTCCGGCTGGACGAGCAGAATCGCGTGGACCTGACGCAGGTCCACTGGGAGCGGGGCGAGCTGGCGTCGCACTACCACGGGCGCGAGGACGGGGTGCGCGCGCAGCTGCTGGAGATGGAGGCGCGCGCGGCGCAGATGGCGCGGCAGGTGCAGGAGCTGCAGCCCTACAAG GAGCTGCAGCTGGAGCAGCTGGCCCGGATCCGGGCGCTGGAGCGCGAACTGCTGCACATGCGCGTGGAGCACACGCAGCTGCTCCACCGCGTGAAGCGGCGCTTCACCGAGGACAAGGCGGCCTTCGAGCGCGAGGCTCGCCAGCGCGTGCAGTCCCTGGCGCGGCGCGCGGAGCGGGAGGCGGCGCGCGCGCTCCTCGCGCACACGCAGGCCATCAAGGCGGACAACGCGCGCCTGCGACAGGAGCTGCTGCGGCTGCTCCAGCGGGCCCAGCTGCTGCATGACACGCGGCGCCAGCTGCTGGAGCAGCGTGAGAAGCTGCGGCGCGAGCACGAGGACACGCGGGACCTGGCGCGGGTGCATGGCTGGCTGCGCCGGGGCCCCGGGGGCCCGCCGCTGTGGCAACCTTTGCCCGTCGCCTCGCGCCCCGCGTCCTTCGCCTCCCCGACAGGCCCGTCGCGCGCAGCCTCCCGGTCCCCGTCAAACGCAGCCTCCCGGGTCCCGTCGCTGCTCTCGTCGCGCATGGCTTCCGGGGTCCCGTCGTTGATCTCGTCGCGTGTGGGCTCCAGGGTCCCGTCGCTGCCCCTTTCGAAGGCGAGCTCCCGGGTCCCGTCCTTAACTCTGTCCCGCCTGGCTTCCCGGGTCTCTTCGCGGTCCTCGTTGCGTGCGGCCTCACAGAACATCCTCCTCTCTGCGAGGCCTGTGCTTGGAGTGGGCTCTTCCTATCCCCGCGTCGAAGGACACCATGAACACTGA